The DNA region TAGCTGTTCTACAACCTCTTTATTTGCTGCGGCAACATCAGTATCTTGATGTTTATCAGCTTCAATATCATACAACTCTTTACCATTCACCAACCTCCATTTTTCAGTAAGTATAGCCATTTGGTCTGTATCATAAGGTGTGCGCCAATCTTGTCTGTTATGTACAAAAACGGTTCTATCATCTTCAAGCTTTCCTTCTTTTTTCAACACAGGAGAAAAATCGACTCCATCCAACTTCATCTCTTTAGGAATTTCTAGCTTGCAGAGTCCGGCGAGAGTTGGAATCAAATCTACATGTGCTGTTAATTCGTTCAGGTCCTTTCCTCCTCTAATCTTGCCATCTTTCCATCGAATGAAAAATGGTACTCTGTGACCACCTTCTGTTCGTTGCCCTTTTTTGCCTCTGAATCCTTTATTGAAACCTAATTTACCATCTGGACTCACACCGCCACCAGAACCGTTATCTGTCATGTAGATTAATATGGTATTATCCGCTAATTTTTTCTCTTTAAGGTAGGCCTCCAACTTCCCAAAATTTTCATCAATATTGGTAATCATTCCATAAAATTCGGCACCCACAATTTTATTACCCACCAAATGTTGGTAGGGAGCGGCATACTTTTCATCAACAATAAACGGACTATGAGGTGCATTCGTGGGCAGGTACAAAAAGAAAGGAGCACCTTTGTTCTTATCCATAAATTGCATAGCCTCTTGAAACCAGACATCAGTACAATACCCTGAAAACTGTTGCGGTTCATTGTTTACATAGTATACATCATCATTGTAACTATTTCCCCAATAATCAGATAGCTCCCCAACACCTCCTGCTTTATGGTGTACGGCAACATCAAAACCACTATCGGTAGGTCGTGAAGGATAATTATCTCCCAAATGCCACTTGCCGAACATAGCTGTTTTATAACCATTTTGTTTGAAAACATCAGCCATTGTGAGCGCACCTTCAGCCAGTGCGTCCCGGCCTTTATATGTAGCCCAAGTACCATTATTAACAGGGTACCTACCCGTCATTAATGCTGCACGGGTTGGCGTACACATTGGGCTAACATGAAAATCCGTCATGCGTACCGCTTGCTTGTAAAACTTATCTATGTTAGGAGTCTTGATCCATGGATTACCATGACATGCCAAATCACCAATTCCTTGATCATCGGTCATGACTAAAATAACATTCGGTTTTTGTTCTTGGGAAAATGCATCGGAGGCAAATAATCCTACCCAGATGTAAAACAAACTTTTTAATATTCTTTTAGATACTTTAGTAGGTGACATAGATAAAATAAATTACTGGATTAACTGAAGAGGTTTTCTTCCACATGTATCTCCAAAACTAACTATTGCAACCTAAAAATCACCAAAA from Zobellia alginiliquefaciens includes:
- a CDS encoding arylsulfatase: MSPTKVSKRILKSLFYIWVGLFASDAFSQEQKPNVILVMTDDQGIGDLACHGNPWIKTPNIDKFYKQAVRMTDFHVSPMCTPTRAALMTGRYPVNNGTWATYKGRDALAEGALTMADVFKQNGYKTAMFGKWHLGDNYPSRPTDSGFDVAVHHKAGGVGELSDYWGNSYNDDVYYVNNEPQQFSGYCTDVWFQEAMQFMDKNKGAPFFLYLPTNAPHSPFIVDEKYAAPYQHLVGNKIVGAEFYGMITNIDENFGKLEAYLKEKKLADNTILIYMTDNGSGGGVSPDGKLGFNKGFRGKKGQRTEGGHRVPFFIRWKDGKIRGGKDLNELTAHVDLIPTLAGLCKLEIPKEMKLDGVDFSPVLKKEGKLEDDRTVFVHNRQDWRTPYDTDQMAILTEKWRLVNGKELYDIEADKHQDTDVAAANKEVVEQLLAKNKLFLEGAKIGFEYQEFPVSIIGSENQNEIKLTIQHAIGEDGGIWKPEQVASGMKNRNNTHPIKVEKAGKYKISCMRWPKECPGPILGVPEKNPKNLYEYKPMHPEKARIQIANQIKEQEISGDTHSADFIVNLDEGKTMLVTDFIEGDEAFGVYYTYIQYLGSK